Proteins encoded within one genomic window of Streptomyces taklimakanensis:
- a CDS encoding erythromycin esterase family protein: MARADGSRSGTAAAGEARATREIREEALPLTGPDSLDPLLDRIADARYVAVGEASHGTAEFYRWRAELTRRLIVEKGFSLVAVEGDWPDCQALHHCVTGAPGSPEDPGEVLDGFGRWPRWMWANTEVLRFARWLRDHNLALPAGERVGFFGLDVYSLWESLHAVLDHVREHDPDQVEQALAACHCFEPYARDPQSYALATRLVPAGCQAEVASLLIGLRERAGRRPKVGVDGGRAAEFTARQNAEVLAGAERYYRAMVRGGPESWNIRDHHMADTLDRLTAHHGPGTKAVVWEHNTHVGDARATDMADAGMVNVGQLLRERHATEGVVLVGFGSHDGTVVAAQQWGLPPETMEVPPARDGSVEHLLHRALPGGSALFLWGDGDGADAPASAWRREERDHRAIGVVYRPQAERWGNYVPTVLADRYDAFLYLDRTRALDPLHRYEHGTGEEETYPTGQ; the protein is encoded by the coding sequence ATGGCACGCGCCGACGGTTCCCGGAGCGGCACGGCGGCGGCGGGAGAGGCACGGGCGACACGGGAGATACGGGAGGAAGCCCTGCCGCTGACCGGACCGGACTCCCTCGACCCCCTACTGGATCGGATCGCCGACGCCCGCTACGTGGCCGTCGGCGAGGCCTCCCACGGCACCGCGGAGTTCTACCGGTGGCGGGCGGAGCTGACCCGCCGGCTGATCGTGGAGAAGGGCTTCTCGCTGGTGGCCGTGGAGGGCGACTGGCCCGACTGCCAGGCACTGCACCACTGCGTCACCGGCGCCCCCGGCAGCCCGGAGGACCCCGGGGAGGTGCTGGACGGCTTCGGACGCTGGCCGCGGTGGATGTGGGCCAACACCGAGGTTCTGAGGTTCGCCCGGTGGCTGCGCGACCACAACCTCGCCCTGCCCGCCGGGGAGCGCGTCGGCTTCTTCGGACTCGACGTCTACAGCCTGTGGGAGTCGCTGCACGCCGTATTGGACCACGTGCGCGAGCACGACCCCGACCAGGTGGAACAGGCCCTCGCCGCCTGCCACTGCTTCGAACCGTACGCCCGGGATCCGCAGTCGTACGCGCTGGCCACCCGGCTGGTGCCCGCCGGGTGCCAGGCGGAGGTGGCCTCCTTGCTGATCGGACTGCGGGAGCGGGCCGGCCGGAGGCCGAAGGTCGGTGTCGACGGCGGCCGGGCGGCGGAGTTCACCGCCCGGCAGAACGCCGAGGTCCTGGCGGGGGCGGAGCGCTACTACCGGGCGATGGTGCGCGGCGGCCCGGAGTCGTGGAACATCCGCGACCACCACATGGCCGACACCCTCGACCGGCTCACGGCCCACCACGGACCGGGGACCAAGGCCGTGGTCTGGGAACACAACACCCATGTCGGGGACGCCCGCGCCACCGACATGGCCGACGCGGGCATGGTCAACGTCGGGCAGTTGCTGCGCGAGCGGCACGCGACCGAGGGCGTGGTGCTGGTCGGCTTCGGCTCCCACGACGGGACGGTGGTCGCCGCACAGCAGTGGGGCCTGCCACCGGAGACGATGGAGGTGCCGCCCGCTCGGGACGGCAGCGTGGAGCACCTGCTGCACCGAGCGCTGCCCGGCGGCTCGGCCTTGTTCCTCTGGGGGGACGGGGACGGCGCCGACGCGCCCGCGTCGGCCTGGCGCCGCGAGGAGCGCGACCACCGCGCCATCGGAGTCGTCTACCGGCCACAGGCCGAACGCTGGGGCAACTACGTGCCCACCGTGCTCGCCGACCGCTACGACGCCTTCCTCTACCTGGACCGCACCCGGGCACTGGACCCCCTCCACCGCTACGAGCACGGCACGGGCGAGGAGGAGACCTACCCCACCGGCCAGTGA
- a CDS encoding haloacid dehalogenase type II has product MRPLPRLIVFDVNETLSDMAPLRARFEEVGAPGHLAPLWFAGVLRDGFALTAAGGFAEFADLAADGLRALLADLPERSGGVDDAVRHVLAGLGTLPVHSDVPEGVRALREAGYRLAAMTNGAASTTERLLGGAGLLEHFEALLDVRGPRAWKPAPAAYRYATDRLGVAADETLLVAVHPWDVDGARRAGLAAAWLRRGAAVYPAAMTAPTLAADDLASLARVLTDD; this is encoded by the coding sequence ATGCGTCCTCTACCGCGTCTCATCGTCTTCGACGTGAACGAGACCCTCAGCGACATGGCACCGCTGCGCGCCCGCTTCGAGGAGGTCGGCGCGCCCGGACACCTGGCACCGCTGTGGTTCGCCGGAGTCCTGCGGGACGGCTTCGCCCTCACCGCGGCCGGTGGCTTCGCCGAGTTCGCCGACCTGGCCGCCGACGGGCTGCGCGCCCTGCTGGCCGATCTGCCCGAGCGGTCGGGCGGGGTCGACGACGCCGTTCGGCACGTCCTGGCCGGGCTCGGCACGCTTCCCGTGCATTCCGACGTGCCCGAGGGAGTGCGCGCCCTGCGGGAGGCCGGATACCGGCTGGCCGCGATGACCAACGGAGCAGCCTCCACGACCGAACGCCTGCTGGGTGGCGCGGGGCTGCTCGAACACTTCGAGGCGCTCCTGGACGTCCGCGGCCCCCGGGCCTGGAAACCGGCCCCCGCCGCCTACCGGTACGCGACCGACCGGCTGGGAGTGGCCGCGGACGAGACGCTGCTGGTCGCGGTGCACCCCTGGGACGTCGACGGCGCACGCCGTGCCGGCCTCGCCGCCGCCTGGCTGCGCCGCGGCGCCGCGGTCTACCCGGCTGCCATGACCGCCCCCACCCTGGCCGCCGACGACCTCGCCTCCCTGGCCCGTGTGCTCACCGATGACTGA
- a CDS encoding inositol-3-phosphate synthase: MNTLTGRRPSRRKSGDEPVDRLGVAVVGLGGAVATTAVAGVELLRLGACGQDGLPLAARTDLVPYEGLVFGGWDVSADDLAKAAHFHQVLDPAQIEAVAPRLQRVRPWPAVADPAYCRGVGGANVTPSGGLREQTDRIREDLRHFRAEQELDEVVVVNLASTERQPDLASPSLASPEAFEAALDGGSEAITPAMLYAYAALREDMAYVNFTPSVGADVPALTQLAERRDVPIAGKDGKTGQTMVKTVLAPALRSRALRVEGWYSTNLLGNRDGRALEDPGSLASKTATKESVLDAVLGYPVEDHLVRIDYYRPRGDRKEAWDNIDLVGFLGRRMQMKIDFLCQDSALAAPLVLELVRLLAEARRRGERGVQEQFGFFFKAPMTVDGRVPEHALHRQERALLDWLDGRAPRDGQS; the protein is encoded by the coding sequence ATGAACACGCTGACCGGGAGGCGCCCCTCCCGCCGCAAGAGCGGGGACGAGCCGGTGGACCGGCTGGGTGTGGCCGTCGTGGGGCTGGGCGGCGCGGTGGCCACGACCGCCGTGGCCGGGGTGGAACTGCTCAGGCTCGGCGCCTGCGGTCAGGACGGGCTTCCGCTGGCAGCGCGTACGGACCTGGTGCCCTACGAGGGGCTGGTGTTCGGCGGCTGGGACGTGTCCGCCGACGACCTAGCCAAGGCCGCCCACTTCCACCAGGTGCTGGACCCGGCCCAGATCGAGGCCGTGGCGCCCCGGCTACAGCGGGTGCGGCCCTGGCCGGCCGTGGCCGATCCGGCCTACTGCCGCGGGGTCGGCGGCGCCAACGTCACGCCGTCCGGCGGCCTGCGCGAACAGACCGACCGGATACGGGAGGACCTGCGGCACTTCCGGGCCGAACAGGAGCTGGACGAGGTGGTCGTGGTCAACCTCGCCTCGACCGAGCGGCAACCGGACCTGGCGTCGCCGTCCCTGGCCTCCCCCGAGGCGTTCGAGGCCGCGTTGGACGGTGGGAGCGAGGCGATCACCCCCGCCATGCTCTACGCCTACGCGGCGCTGCGGGAGGACATGGCGTACGTGAACTTCACCCCGAGCGTCGGAGCCGACGTACCGGCCCTGACGCAGTTGGCCGAGCGACGGGACGTGCCGATCGCCGGCAAGGACGGCAAGACCGGGCAGACCATGGTCAAGACGGTCCTCGCCCCGGCGCTGCGGTCCCGGGCGCTGCGGGTGGAGGGCTGGTACTCCACCAACCTGCTGGGCAACCGCGACGGTCGGGCGCTGGAGGATCCCGGCTCGCTGGCCAGCAAGACGGCCACCAAGGAGTCGGTGCTGGACGCGGTGCTCGGCTACCCGGTCGAGGACCACCTGGTGCGCATCGACTACTACCGGCCGCGCGGCGACCGGAAGGAGGCGTGGGACAACATCGACCTGGTCGGCTTCCTCGGCCGCCGGATGCAGATGAAGATCGACTTCTTGTGTCAGGACTCCGCTCTGGCCGCCCCGCTGGTACTGGAGCTGGTACGGCTGCTGGCGGAGGCGCGGCGCCGGGGGGAGCGCGGGGTGCAGGAACAGTTCGGGTTCTTCTTCAAGGCCCCCATGACCGTCGACGGACGCGTCCCGGAGCACGCGCTGCACCGACAGGAGCGCGCCCTGCTGGACTGGCTGGACGGTCGGGCGCCGCGGGACGGACAGTCGTGA
- a CDS encoding HD domain-containing protein — MTRAAPRPARQASPRVPRDALRAAAPLLREVGDLKRVRTADSTVSMAERAFLRSWAALVRGADPGRIATLECAAAVAGARLAGVDGPVLRQCGLTASEAAAVLARSVGRHAGRLDAVTLGRLREALPRLAAAERHGAPAPRFAVDLCAQPRAGATRPDHPRLMVEPPESHGDHCWAVAVYGGLLAEAFGADPTDAFLLGLAHHLHNAVLPDAGFAGEELLGEHLPGITARLTDRRLAALPGPLASRLTGLLALREEAVHPAARAFHAADVLDRVLQVHHHARAAAFTAEQALDDLDLVHPCAVSGFHRAVLAATEAA; from the coding sequence GTGACCCGGGCCGCTCCCCGTCCGGCGCGGCAGGCCTCGCCCCGGGTGCCGCGCGATGCCCTGCGGGCGGCCGCCCCCCTGCTGCGCGAGGTCGGCGACCTCAAGCGGGTCCGGACGGCCGACAGCACCGTCTCGATGGCCGAACGCGCCTTCCTCCGGTCGTGGGCGGCGCTGGTCCGGGGTGCCGACCCCGGCCGGATCGCCACCCTGGAGTGCGCCGCCGCCGTGGCCGGAGCACGTCTGGCGGGTGTGGACGGCCCGGTGCTGCGGCAGTGCGGGCTGACGGCCTCCGAGGCGGCGGCCGTGCTGGCCCGCTCGGTCGGACGGCACGCGGGCAGGTTGGACGCGGTGACCCTCGGCCGGCTGCGGGAAGCTCTGCCGCGGCTGGCCGCGGCGGAGCGCCACGGCGCCCCGGCGCCGAGGTTCGCGGTGGACCTGTGCGCCCAGCCGCGGGCGGGCGCCACGCGGCCCGACCACCCGCGGCTGATGGTGGAACCGCCCGAGAGCCACGGTGACCACTGTTGGGCGGTCGCCGTCTACGGCGGCTTGCTGGCCGAGGCGTTCGGCGCCGACCCCACCGACGCCTTCCTCCTCGGTCTGGCCCACCACCTGCACAACGCGGTGCTGCCCGACGCGGGCTTCGCCGGGGAGGAGCTGCTGGGCGAGCACCTGCCGGGCATCACGGCACGGCTGACCGATCGACGACTCGCGGCTCTGCCCGGCCCGCTCGCCTCGCGTCTGACCGGTCTGCTCGCCCTGCGGGAGGAGGCCGTGCACCCGGCCGCACGGGCTTTCCACGCCGCCGATGTACTCGACCGGGTGTTGCAGGTCCACCACCACGCACGGGCCGCCGCCTTCACCGCCGAGCAGGCCTTGGACGATCTGGACCTGGTGCATCCCTGCGCGGTGTCCGGCTTCCACCGGGCCGTGCTGGCCGCGACGGAGGCGGCGTGA
- a CDS encoding methyltransferase domain-containing protein, whose product MRSPAAGPAATPVATGLVSPVGGAPLRPHGPGLLFDGERLWPVVAGIPWLRAGREELRERAVRRIEEGDPDGAAVALLADTDDWWDGPIPPPGRLRAALKATTLREAVVLLGLGRVGDYFLHRWSDPTWLAVLALTAHHPPGRRPVLELACGTGHLLRELALRGHRDLTGIDVVFAKLWLARRFVVPEARLVCADLTAPWPLRPHGPAYVTCHDALYFLPHKREVVDRALRYADGGAVVLGHCHNALVPGPSAGLPLDPAGWRSLLPGAVCYDDADLTRALLDGAAPRPRPVADLAHCEALALADAPPPPPGQGLPSPARPVPGRPLRLNPLYRDGLLHWPSPRWRDEYGRDAAGYLPSRVVLSPALLADARAGRLTPEVAGLARRRVLLDLPERW is encoded by the coding sequence GTGAGGAGCCCGGCGGCGGGCCCCGCGGCGACACCGGTCGCGACCGGTCTGGTCAGCCCGGTCGGCGGGGCCCCGCTGCGGCCGCACGGACCCGGTCTGCTGTTCGACGGCGAACGGCTCTGGCCCGTCGTGGCGGGCATCCCCTGGCTGCGCGCCGGTCGCGAGGAGCTGCGTGAGCGGGCCGTGCGCCGTATCGAGGAGGGCGACCCGGACGGTGCCGCGGTCGCCCTGCTCGCGGACACCGACGACTGGTGGGACGGTCCGATCCCGCCTCCCGGGAGGCTGCGCGCCGCGCTGAAGGCGACCACCTTGCGCGAGGCGGTGGTGCTGTTGGGCCTGGGCAGGGTCGGGGACTACTTCCTGCACCGGTGGAGCGACCCGACCTGGCTGGCCGTGCTCGCCCTGACCGCGCACCACCCGCCCGGTCGACGACCGGTGTTGGAACTGGCCTGCGGCACGGGGCACCTGCTGCGGGAGCTGGCGCTGCGCGGGCACCGGGATCTGACCGGCATCGACGTGGTCTTCGCCAAACTGTGGCTGGCCCGGCGGTTCGTCGTGCCCGAGGCACGGCTGGTGTGCGCCGACCTGACCGCACCGTGGCCGCTGCGCCCGCACGGGCCGGCCTACGTGACCTGTCACGACGCGCTGTACTTCCTGCCCCACAAACGGGAGGTGGTGGACCGCGCCCTGCGGTACGCCGACGGCGGCGCCGTCGTTCTGGGCCACTGCCACAACGCCCTGGTCCCCGGACCGAGCGCCGGTCTGCCGCTGGACCCGGCCGGCTGGCGGTCGCTGCTGCCGGGGGCCGTCTGCTACGACGACGCCGATCTGACCCGCGCCCTGCTGGACGGTGCCGCCCCCCGCCCGCGTCCGGTGGCGGACCTGGCGCACTGCGAGGCCCTCGCCCTGGCCGATGCCCCACCTCCGCCGCCCGGACAGGGCCTGCCGTCCCCGGCCCGGCCCGTCCCCGGGCGGCCCCTACGGCTCAACCCCCTCTACCGCGACGGTCTGCTGCACTGGCCGAGCCCACGCTGGCGGGACGAGTACGGGCGGGATGCCGCCGGCTACCTGCCGAGCCGTGTCGTTCTCTCCCCCGCCCTGCTCGCGGACGCACGAGCGGGGCGCCTGACACCCGAGGTGGCCGGGCTGGCCCGCCGCAGGGTGCTCCTGGACCTGCCGGAGCGGTGGTGA
- a CDS encoding Gfo/Idh/MocA family oxidoreductase yields MNADTSAAAATCRWAIAGCGWVARDHFLPGLLEAARQRPATAVPRLVAVTDTDPVAAARLAARAPGVRAVPHLAGLLADHRPDAVYVATPNHAHRPVAEAAAAAGAAVLCEKPLAADLADAERLVAACERAGVPAATAYDQRFHPAHQAARDVVASGGLGTVTAVRITYCCWLPPAWSPDGGHCDNWRADPARAGGGALIDLAPHGLDLVGVLLGGDDVTRLAALVQHRVHPYRVDDGAVLVGRTDGGVLACLHVAYNTPDALPRRRLEIVGTRGLLTATDTLGQDAGGAMWLTGADTARRVPVPFDAGASPFVGQVRGFSAAVAAARAGTARERVWPWPLRRDLALHRLLLEALARADGTTAEAPPSLPAAARIPFTAEEGRR; encoded by the coding sequence GTGAACGCCGACACGTCGGCCGCCGCGGCCACCTGCCGGTGGGCGATCGCCGGGTGCGGATGGGTCGCCCGCGACCACTTCCTGCCCGGACTGCTGGAGGCCGCCCGGCAGCGGCCGGCCACCGCGGTCCCCCGCCTGGTCGCCGTGACCGACACCGACCCGGTCGCCGCCGCGCGGCTGGCCGCCCGGGCGCCCGGTGTCCGCGCCGTCCCCCACCTCGCGGGTCTGCTGGCCGACCACCGGCCCGACGCGGTGTACGTCGCCACGCCCAACCACGCCCACCGCCCCGTGGCCGAGGCTGCCGCGGCGGCGGGAGCGGCGGTGCTGTGCGAGAAGCCGCTCGCCGCCGACCTCGCCGACGCCGAGCGTCTGGTCGCGGCCTGCGAACGCGCGGGGGTGCCGGCGGCCACCGCCTACGACCAGCGGTTCCACCCGGCCCACCAGGCCGCGCGGGACGTGGTGGCCTCCGGCGGGCTGGGCACGGTCACCGCGGTGCGGATCACCTACTGCTGCTGGCTGCCGCCCGCCTGGTCGCCGGACGGCGGCCACTGCGACAACTGGCGCGCCGACCCGGCGCGGGCCGGTGGCGGAGCCCTGATCGACCTGGCTCCGCACGGACTCGACCTGGTGGGGGTGCTGCTCGGCGGGGACGACGTGACGCGACTGGCGGCGCTGGTGCAGCATCGGGTGCATCCCTACCGGGTCGACGACGGCGCGGTACTGGTCGGCCGGACCGACGGTGGGGTCCTGGCCTGTCTCCACGTCGCCTACAACACCCCCGACGCGCTGCCCCGCCGCCGACTGGAGATCGTCGGCACCCGCGGGCTGCTGACCGCAACCGACACCCTCGGTCAGGACGCCGGAGGTGCGATGTGGCTCACCGGCGCGGACACCGCGCGGCGCGTTCCCGTTCCGTTCGACGCCGGCGCCTCGCCCTTCGTCGGGCAGGTCCGCGGGTTCTCCGCGGCCGTGGCGGCGGCGCGCGCCGGCACCGCGCGGGAGCGGGTCTGGCCGTGGCCACTGCGGCGCGACCTGGCCCTGCACAGGCTGCTGTTGGAGGCGCTGGCCCGCGCCGACGGGACCACTGCCGAAGCTCCCCCCTCGCTTCCGGCCGCGGCCCGGATCCCCTTCACCGCCGAGGAAGGCCGACGATGA
- a CDS encoding MBL fold metallo-hydrolase yields the protein MTLSMYACVHCGHWQRWFDTPPACPVCSDVRNALPEDGWDLVEEKTVDALLAADWHRPTPGVTGFRTVPSFGLGSTGWLIETGNGNVAWEAAPYYPPEALAEIERLGGIAWLGSSHVHGYGALWQLQRHFAPPVVAVGTRDLEWTKAFRVTWPVDETLEPAPGLTVYHTGGHFDGHCVLHDARRGILFCGDALKVDLDGTVPRALSCHKAYHARVPLSHGEVRRYRSVIGGLEFDAVATPFEFAAPVTTADVMRLFDHQLSGQPTTEALALGAGG from the coding sequence ATGACCCTGAGCATGTACGCCTGCGTCCACTGCGGCCACTGGCAGCGGTGGTTCGACACCCCGCCCGCCTGTCCGGTCTGCAGCGACGTGCGCAACGCGCTGCCCGAGGACGGCTGGGACCTGGTGGAGGAGAAGACGGTCGACGCCCTCCTCGCCGCCGACTGGCACCGGCCGACCCCGGGCGTCACCGGGTTCCGCACCGTCCCCTCCTTCGGCCTGGGGTCGACGGGCTGGCTGATCGAGACCGGGAACGGCAACGTCGCCTGGGAGGCGGCACCGTACTACCCGCCCGAGGCGCTGGCCGAGATCGAACGGCTCGGCGGCATCGCCTGGCTGGGCTCCAGCCATGTGCACGGTTACGGCGCCCTGTGGCAGCTCCAGCGGCACTTCGCTCCCCCGGTGGTCGCCGTCGGCACGCGGGACCTGGAGTGGACCAAGGCGTTCCGGGTGACCTGGCCGGTGGACGAGACCCTGGAGCCGGCCCCGGGGTTGACGGTGTACCACACCGGCGGGCACTTCGACGGCCACTGCGTCCTGCACGACGCCCGCCGGGGGATCCTCTTCTGCGGCGACGCGCTCAAGGTCGACCTGGACGGCACCGTGCCACGTGCCCTGTCCTGCCACAAGGCCTACCACGCCCGCGTACCGCTCTCGCACGGCGAGGTGCGGCGCTACCGCTCGGTGATCGGAGGGCTGGAGTTCGACGCGGTCGCCACCCCCTTCGAGTTCGCCGCCCCGGTGACCACCGCGGACGTGATGCGCCTGTTCGACCACCAACTGTCCGGACAGCCCACCACGGAGGCTCTCGCGTTGGGAGCCGGAGGGTGA
- a CDS encoding YcaO-like family protein, translating to MSATETHPVVRAYRAALAPGEQDDFDIGAADRVGLPVVSADHLGPDGMRKGACGYGAGPDQARVGAYGELVEEVLSARHLARTERRRASYAELVRERGRDRVADPVRLVLPAGADYAPERPLDWVPARRYRTGEEVLVPAEFAAACGGDLPGDPPPGGWLTTPVTNGLGAGDTPERALSHALLEVLQRDGNATAHRAMDEGVVIELDEVADPVTVSVLGRLRDLGVRVLPKLASTQLGMVDVHVVGVDADPTAPPLVLTACGEAVHPDRETALRKAVLEYVSSRARKVFFHSPLETVARIAPPGYLDRELSSPLAEQEPRALRAMTAWAGLDGPRLLALLEPAVLAQRSTVSFSGLPTVPAGSLEDPATLLADLLRRLADFDVLVIETGGPDGYAVKALVPGMEVETMSYARIGERGVRRLMERGRPLAGVGPLPHSGARPVHLTFEARERLGGPAWFDVEAAREAVGALYPLYREPDRHAVARTAAGALR from the coding sequence GTGAGCGCCACCGAGACGCACCCGGTGGTGCGGGCCTACCGCGCCGCGCTGGCGCCCGGGGAGCAGGACGACTTCGACATCGGCGCGGCCGACCGCGTCGGCCTCCCGGTGGTCTCCGCCGACCACCTCGGCCCGGACGGCATGCGCAAGGGTGCCTGTGGCTACGGGGCCGGCCCCGACCAGGCCCGTGTCGGGGCGTACGGCGAACTCGTCGAGGAGGTGCTGTCGGCGCGGCACCTGGCGCGCACCGAGCGCCGCCGGGCCTCCTACGCGGAGCTGGTGCGCGAGCGCGGCCGGGACCGGGTCGCCGACCCGGTCCGCCTCGTCCTGCCGGCCGGCGCGGACTACGCCCCCGAGCGCCCCCTGGACTGGGTGCCCGCGCGCCGTTACCGCACCGGCGAAGAGGTGTTGGTGCCCGCCGAGTTCGCCGCGGCGTGCGGCGGAGACCTGCCCGGGGACCCTCCGCCGGGGGGCTGGTTGACCACCCCGGTCACCAACGGACTGGGCGCCGGGGACACCCCGGAGCGGGCCCTGTCCCACGCCCTGCTGGAGGTCCTCCAGCGCGACGGCAACGCCACGGCGCACCGCGCGATGGACGAGGGAGTGGTGATCGAGTTGGACGAGGTCGCCGACCCGGTCACCGTCTCGGTGCTCGGGCGGCTGCGGGACTTGGGCGTGCGTGTGTTGCCCAAGTTGGCCTCCACGCAGCTCGGCATGGTCGACGTCCACGTCGTCGGCGTCGACGCCGATCCCACGGCTCCGCCGCTGGTCCTGACCGCCTGCGGGGAGGCCGTCCATCCCGACCGGGAGACGGCACTGCGCAAGGCGGTGTTGGAGTACGTCTCCTCCCGGGCGCGGAAGGTCTTCTTCCACAGCCCGCTGGAGACCGTCGCGCGGATCGCCCCGCCGGGCTACCTCGACCGCGAACTGTCCTCGCCCCTGGCGGAGCAGGAGCCGCGCGCCCTGCGGGCGATGACCGCCTGGGCCGGCTTGGACGGCCCGCGTCTGCTGGCGCTGTTGGAACCCGCCGTGCTGGCGCAGCGCTCCACCGTGTCCTTCTCCGGCCTGCCGACCGTGCCGGCCGGTTCCCTGGAGGACCCCGCCACCCTCCTGGCGGACCTGCTGCGGCGGCTCGCCGACTTCGACGTCCTGGTGATCGAGACGGGCGGCCCGGACGGGTACGCGGTCAAAGCGCTCGTCCCCGGCATGGAGGTGGAGACGATGTCCTACGCACGGATCGGGGAACGCGGGGTGCGGCGGCTGATGGAGCGCGGACGGCCCTTGGCCGGAGTGGGCCCCCTCCCCCACTCCGGGGCGCGACCGGTCCACCTCACTTTCGAGGCCCGCGAACGGCTGGGCGGACCCGCCTGGTTCGACGTCGAGGCCGCCCGGGAGGCAGTGGGGGCGCTGTACCCGCTCTACCGCGAACCGGACCGCCACGCGGTGGCCCGCACCGCCGCGGGAGCCCTCCGATGA
- a CDS encoding sugar phosphate isomerase/epimerase family protein, which yields MSASAGDGLRYAYNTNGMTSHRLPDALALLADTGYDGVALTVDVAHHDPFAPRLAARTAALARRLDRLGLDSTVETGARFLLDPRRKHEPTLVTPDPAGRARRLAFLRLCVDIAADLGSEAVSFWAGTPAPGTDTSPGGAVWGHLVDGVRAVVAYASERGVVAAFEPEPGMLVEDCAGWSRLAAHVPGLRLALDTGHCLVAGDLAPHQAVLGHARDLGAVAVEDMPRGRHEHRAPGEGDMDLPSVLGALRAVRYGGLVSLELSRDAHRADVLVPGALRALRHAERAGIDGAPDASAAHGVAGSPEGVR from the coding sequence ATGAGCGCCTCGGCGGGCGACGGCCTGCGCTACGCCTACAACACCAACGGCATGACCTCGCACCGCCTGCCGGACGCGTTGGCCCTGCTGGCGGACACCGGGTACGACGGTGTCGCCCTCACCGTGGACGTCGCCCACCACGATCCCTTCGCGCCGCGTCTGGCGGCCCGCACCGCCGCGCTGGCCCGCCGACTGGACCGCCTGGGGTTGGACAGTACCGTGGAGACCGGGGCGCGGTTCCTCCTCGACCCGAGGCGCAAACACGAACCCACCCTGGTCACCCCCGATCCGGCCGGTCGGGCCCGCCGGCTGGCCTTCCTGCGGCTGTGCGTGGACATCGCCGCCGATCTGGGCAGCGAGGCGGTCTCGTTCTGGGCGGGGACACCGGCCCCGGGCACGGACACCTCTCCCGGCGGGGCGGTCTGGGGGCACCTGGTGGACGGAGTGCGCGCCGTCGTGGCGTACGCGTCCGAGCGCGGCGTGGTGGCGGCCTTCGAGCCCGAGCCGGGCATGCTCGTGGAGGACTGCGCCGGCTGGTCCCGCCTGGCTGCCCACGTTCCCGGCCTGCGACTGGCGCTGGACACCGGCCACTGCCTGGTCGCCGGCGACCTGGCGCCCCACCAGGCGGTGCTGGGTCACGCCCGGGACCTGGGGGCGGTGGCCGTGGAGGACATGCCCCGCGGCCGGCACGAGCACCGTGCCCCCGGCGAGGGCGACATGGACCTGCCCTCGGTGCTCGGCGCGCTGCGCGCCGTGCGGTACGGCGGACTGGTGAGCCTTGAGCTGTCCCGCGACGCCCACCGCGCCGACGTCCTGGTGCCCGGGGCGCTGCGAGCACTGCGGCACGCGGAGCGGGCCGGGATCGACGGGGCCCCGGACGCATCCGCCGCGCACGGCGTCGCCGGTTCCCCGGAGGGAGTGCGATGA